The Humulus lupulus chromosome 3, drHumLupu1.1, whole genome shotgun sequence genome window below encodes:
- the LOC133823083 gene encoding transcription factor MYB124 isoform X1, giving the protein MLNTKKKTSGNEDSKKKERHIVTWTQEEDDILRQQINVHGTENWAIIASKFKDKTTRQCRRRWYTYLNSDFKKGGWSPEEDLLLCEAQKIFGNRWTEIAKVVSGRTDNAVKNRFSTLCKKRAKYEALAKENTTSYMNSNNKRVILRNGFSTDGTSETSVSTKKIRRSHISDPSENCNFESRLHKQFRTTTMNQQQLRAPFAVLVQNSHNINNMPPQHHDNITKEVVADAAQNNKYEGSFLRKDDPKINALMQQAELLSSLALKVNTENTEQSLENAWKVLQDFLNQSKESDILRYKLSDFDFQLEDFKDLLDDLKSGNEGSRPSWRQPDLYDESPDSSEYSTGSTTMSQTAGDKTDQSQAEICASHQDVGCSSQSIHVGEESCVGECDNGMICGGTSEQAEIFPTCNEGTNDSQVVSALSSTEFGSPIHVTPMFRSLAAGIPSPKFSESERNFLLKTLGVESPCPSTNPSQPPPCKRALLHSL; this is encoded by the exons ATGCTGAACACAAAGAAGAAGACTTCTGGTAATGAAGATTCTAAGAAGAAGGAGCGCCACATTGTTACGTGGACGCAAGAG GAGGATGATATACTGCGCCAGCAAATTAATGTCCACGGAACAGAGAA TTGGGCAATCATTGCTTCAAAATTCAAGGATAAAACGACTAGACAGTGCAGAAGAAG ATGGTACACATATTTGAATTCCGACTTCAAGAAAGGAGGTTGGTCACCGGAAGAAGACTTGCTCTTGTGCGAG GCTCAGAAGATATTTGGTAATAGATGGACAGAAATAGCAAAGGTTGTCTCAGGCAG AACGGACAATGCTGTGAAAAACAGATTCTCCACCTTGTGCAAGAAGAGAGCAAAATATGAAGCTTTGGCAAAAGAGAACACTACTTCATACATGAACTCGAATAACAAAAGGGTTATATTACGAAATGGATTTAGTACAGATGGAACTTCAGAAACCTCAGTATCAACAAAAAAGATAAG GAGGAGCCACATATCTGATCCCTCAGAAAACTGCAACTTCGAAAGCAGATTGCATAAACAGTTCCGAACAACAACTATGAATCAACAGCAGCTACGAGCACCCTTTGCAGTCTTAGTTCAGAATTCCCATAACATCAACAACATGCCACCTCAGCATCATGACAATATCACTAAGGAGGTTGTTGCTGATG CAGCACAAAATAACAAGTACGAAGGATCATTTCTCAGAAAGGATGACCCTAAGATTAATGCTTTGATGCAACAAGCAGAGCTGCTTAGCTCACTGGCACTAAAAGTTAACACAGAGAACACAGAGCAGAGTCTTGAAAATGCTTGGAAG GTCCTCCAAGATTTCCTTAACCAAAGCAAAGAAAGTGATATCCTCAGATATAAACTCAGTGATTTTGATTTTCAACTTGAAGATTTTAAGGATCTGTTGGACGACTTGAAGAGTGGCAATGAAGGAAGTCGACCATCCTGGAG GCAGCCTGATTTATATGATGAGTCTCCTGATAGCTCTGAATATAGTACAGGATCAACTACCATGTCCCAAACAGCAGGTGATAAAACAGACCAAAGTCAAGCCGAAATATGTGCTTCACACCAGGATGTTGGATGTAGTTCCCAGTCGATCCATGTTGGAGAAGAAAGTTGTGTTGGTGAGTGTGACAACGGGATGATTTGTGGTGGAACCTCAGAGCAAG CTGAGATATTCCCAACTTGCAATGAAGGAACAAATGATAGCCAAGTCGTTTCTGCATTGTCAAGTACAGAGTTTGGTTCTCCTATTCATGTCACCCCAATGTTCAGATCCTTGGCAGCAGGAATTCCCAGCCCAAAATTTTCAGAAAGT GAGAGGAACTTCTTGCTTAAAACTCTTGGAGTGGAGTCCCCATGCCCAAGCACTAATCCGTCACAACCACCACCCTGCAAAAGAGCCCTCCTCCATAGTCTATAA
- the LOC133823083 gene encoding transcription factor MYB124 isoform X2 encodes MLNTKKKTSGNEDSKKKERHIVTWTQEEDDILRQQINVHGTENWAIIASKFKDKTTRQCRRRWYTYLNSDFKKGGWSPEEDLLLCEAQKIFGNRWTEIAKVVSGRTDNAVKNRFSTLCKKRAKYEALAKENTTSYMNSNNKRVILRNGFSTDGTSETSVSTKKIRRSHISDPSENCNFESRLHKQFRTTTMNQQQLRAPFAVLVQNSHNINNMPPQHHDNITKEVVADAQNNKYEGSFLRKDDPKINALMQQAELLSSLALKVNTENTEQSLENAWKVLQDFLNQSKESDILRYKLSDFDFQLEDFKDLLDDLKSGNEGSRPSWRQPDLYDESPDSSEYSTGSTTMSQTAGDKTDQSQAEICASHQDVGCSSQSIHVGEESCVGECDNGMICGGTSEQAEIFPTCNEGTNDSQVVSALSSTEFGSPIHVTPMFRSLAAGIPSPKFSESERNFLLKTLGVESPCPSTNPSQPPPCKRALLHSL; translated from the exons ATGCTGAACACAAAGAAGAAGACTTCTGGTAATGAAGATTCTAAGAAGAAGGAGCGCCACATTGTTACGTGGACGCAAGAG GAGGATGATATACTGCGCCAGCAAATTAATGTCCACGGAACAGAGAA TTGGGCAATCATTGCTTCAAAATTCAAGGATAAAACGACTAGACAGTGCAGAAGAAG ATGGTACACATATTTGAATTCCGACTTCAAGAAAGGAGGTTGGTCACCGGAAGAAGACTTGCTCTTGTGCGAG GCTCAGAAGATATTTGGTAATAGATGGACAGAAATAGCAAAGGTTGTCTCAGGCAG AACGGACAATGCTGTGAAAAACAGATTCTCCACCTTGTGCAAGAAGAGAGCAAAATATGAAGCTTTGGCAAAAGAGAACACTACTTCATACATGAACTCGAATAACAAAAGGGTTATATTACGAAATGGATTTAGTACAGATGGAACTTCAGAAACCTCAGTATCAACAAAAAAGATAAG GAGGAGCCACATATCTGATCCCTCAGAAAACTGCAACTTCGAAAGCAGATTGCATAAACAGTTCCGAACAACAACTATGAATCAACAGCAGCTACGAGCACCCTTTGCAGTCTTAGTTCAGAATTCCCATAACATCAACAACATGCCACCTCAGCATCATGACAATATCACTAAGGAGGTTGTTGCTGATG CACAAAATAACAAGTACGAAGGATCATTTCTCAGAAAGGATGACCCTAAGATTAATGCTTTGATGCAACAAGCAGAGCTGCTTAGCTCACTGGCACTAAAAGTTAACACAGAGAACACAGAGCAGAGTCTTGAAAATGCTTGGAAG GTCCTCCAAGATTTCCTTAACCAAAGCAAAGAAAGTGATATCCTCAGATATAAACTCAGTGATTTTGATTTTCAACTTGAAGATTTTAAGGATCTGTTGGACGACTTGAAGAGTGGCAATGAAGGAAGTCGACCATCCTGGAG GCAGCCTGATTTATATGATGAGTCTCCTGATAGCTCTGAATATAGTACAGGATCAACTACCATGTCCCAAACAGCAGGTGATAAAACAGACCAAAGTCAAGCCGAAATATGTGCTTCACACCAGGATGTTGGATGTAGTTCCCAGTCGATCCATGTTGGAGAAGAAAGTTGTGTTGGTGAGTGTGACAACGGGATGATTTGTGGTGGAACCTCAGAGCAAG CTGAGATATTCCCAACTTGCAATGAAGGAACAAATGATAGCCAAGTCGTTTCTGCATTGTCAAGTACAGAGTTTGGTTCTCCTATTCATGTCACCCCAATGTTCAGATCCTTGGCAGCAGGAATTCCCAGCCCAAAATTTTCAGAAAGT GAGAGGAACTTCTTGCTTAAAACTCTTGGAGTGGAGTCCCCATGCCCAAGCACTAATCCGTCACAACCACCACCCTGCAAAAGAGCCCTCCTCCATAGTCTATAA